In the Bacillota bacterium genome, AGTGCGGGACCGGATACTGTTGTTCGGCACCGGCGTTCCCGGCGAAGCGTACGTCAACGTGACCCGCTGCCTGGGGCGTTCGGCGCTGGACGTGCTGGACGTCAGCGAGGCCGAACTCGAGGGGCGCAGGCAGATGTGGGCGTTCTTCCGGTTCATGAGGGAACGCCTCCCCGGGTTTGCTGGGGCGCGTCTCGAACAGTCGGGGTCCCACATCGGGGTCCGGGAGAGCCGGCGGGTCATTGGCCGGTATGTCATCACGGCTGAGGACCTGATCGAGGGGCGGAGCTTCTCGGAGCCGGTCGCGCTCGGTGCGTACCCGGTGGACGTTCACTCGTCCACGGATGCCACCCTGCAAACGGCCCCGCTCAAGGCGCGCTTCTATCAGATCCCCCGGGAAGCGCTGATCGCCCGGCGCAACGAAAACCTCATGGTCGTGGGACGGTGCACCTCGTCCACCAGCCGGGGGCTTGCGGCGCTGCGGGTATCGCCGATCGCGATGGCCACGGGAGAGGCGGCGGGAAGGCTCGCGGCCCTGGCCTCCCGGAGCCGTCAGGCGCCGGGCGACGTACCGTACCGCCTGCTGCGGCCCTTACTGGCGCTGCAGGCGTTTGGGGCAGCTTCTCGGTAGGGCCAGGGCTCCGGGCCTGGGTCGAGCCGGCAAATCAACAGGATACCCGGGACCGGAGGGGGTCTGTCGCAGTGCCATGAAACGTGTCGACATCGCCCGCAGGGGCTACGAAGAGCGCGACCTCGAACTCTCGCGCCAGGCCCACACCCCGGAGGCCATCCGGCGGGATGTTCGGGCCGCCGAAGAGCGCCACCAGCAAGAGCGGGGCAAGTACCTCAGCGAGGCCGTCTACGGCGCCTCGGACGGCATCGTCACGACCTTTGCCGTGGTGGCCGGCGTGACCGGGGCCGCGCTCTCGCCCGTCATCGTGCTGGTGCTGGGTCTCGCCAACCTGCTGGGCGACGGGT is a window encoding:
- a CDS encoding FAD-dependent oxidoreductase codes for the protein VRDRILLFGTGVPGEAYVNVTRCLGRSALDVLDVSEAELEGRRQMWAFFRFMRERLPGFAGARLEQSGSHIGVRESRRVIGRYVITAEDLIEGRSFSEPVALGAYPVDVHSSTDATLQTAPLKARFYQIPREALIARRNENLMVVGRCTSSTSRGLAALRVSPIAMATGEAAGRLAALASRSRQAPGDVPYRLLRPLLALQAFGAASR